The Cryptomeria japonica chromosome 9, Sugi_1.0, whole genome shotgun sequence DNA segment AGGTATGCTTCAGAACATAAGATAGCTGCCAGGTTTTAAATCTTTTTGAGGTAATTGAGTTGATAATGACTAAGgaatccccttctatgtgtatattggagAGGCAACACTTCCTTGCTAACACTAGACCGGTTAGTAAGGCATTTGCTTCCGCCAAGTTATTCGTACTTGGAGGGATAGGTGAAGCTTGGAAGGCATGAATTTTGCCAAAATGGTCTCCTatgcaaactccaattcccgaTTTCCCTGGATTTCCACAAGAAGAGCCGTCAAAATTGATCTTAAAAAAATTTGGAGCTAGGGGTGTCCATTTTATGGACGACCTATCTTTCACATGGACTGAAGACCAGTTCGGGGGAAtccctattggcaaaataataccGTGCCAAGATTTTGCAATTGCCTTATCCTACCGGgtaaatgactggatgtccttggaatttGTAAGAGAAGAGTTTATGATTTCTGCAATCgaattttccaatttgatcaaaacttgatccagagaagaggatgtttttctaaagattcttttgttcctctcccactaGATTGCCCAAATAATGTTagcaggagcacatttccaaatacttgagaaggttgatgtagagaataaaagaggccaagagttaaacatatcccacagtGATTTCGGAAAGGGCAACATgagttggagtttattcatgatgaagaaccaacattgggaggaAAAAGAGCAGTGTAGAAATAAATGATCAattgattcttcctctaagtcacaaaatacacaattaaaagcttgtgtaatgcctagttttactaaTCTCTCTGTTGTTAAGATTCTTTTATTCAATGTTAGCCACgcaaaacaacctgcttttggCAAGACAATGTCATTCCAACAGAAGGAGTATGCCTGACTACTTGCCTTACTGCTGCAACCTTGCTGTAAGGCTTTGTACCCTTCTTTGATTGAATATTGCCTTGATTTTGAAGCtgcccaaaataacacatcatctctGTTAGACATGATAACTGATCTATTCAATAAAATGTTGGCCAATGAGGAAGCTTGCTGGagggatattgggagaagagtaggaTCTTTCTAGATTATTTTCCCTGAAAAAATTTCTACAAtagacacatagtcactcaattttgtaccccaatgggctatagctatattcataatgtctgccatgttatccaattgagcaataggaggatgcccacaccatgagttTGTCCAAAAGTTAGCACTCAGACCATTGTTGATTTCTCATGAAACATACTTGGATATTAGATTCCTTGAATCcatcatgaaattccaaatagcagacccctttggagggtctaaaagtgtcaatactcttgatggttgagtgttgtccaaatatttagcttgcataatctggcaccatttggaGACCGGGTTAGTGTATATTTTCCAaatcagtttccctccaaaggccttgttgcggtgcttcaaattgtgaagtcccactcccccttgggatttttggcatgacatattttccagagaggttaaggggattttcctttcatttgtcatattactgttccatagaaaatctctaacgAGTTTCTGCAATTGTTGGATGACGGATGAGGGAGCCTTGAGGATAGACATGTAATAGTTTGGTATTGTTGTTAGCATtgacttgataagaaggattctacctaatagtgaaagccaccttactttccaagctgaaATTTGTGCCTGAATTCTACCAATGACAACAGACCAATAGGACGGTTTGTTTAatcccataaaaaaggggatgccaaggtaggaggatggcaattggtccattgagaagcccaaagtCTTTCATATTCTTAGTGATAAGATTGAagtaattgaaaatgaaaatattagACTTGGCAGCATTAATTTCTAACCCGAAGCAGAAGAATAGATATCTAGTGTTTGCTTGATGAGCTTGGtttcttttagagaagacttaccaaataaaAATGTGTCATTAGCGAAGAGAGAGTGAGTTACTGTTATTGAAGTACTTGGAAGGGTGACCccaagccaaagcccttttgaagattgaaaatttgatgtatctactcaaggcatctaccatgagaatgaagagaaagggCGACAGAGGGTCGCCTTGTCTTATCCCCTGTGTACCCTGAAAAATCCCTGAGGGAtgaccatttattagaatagaaaaatgtgCGCCTGAGatacaatttttgatccatttgcaccatttgtctgagaaaccgaattttgataatactttaaaaagGAACTCCCACTTAACCCGgtcgtatgctttcatcatatcaagtttgataacaaaatttcttgttggctctcatggacagagtgtaaaacctcatgcgctactagggctccttccatagtctccctactTGGGACAAAATCCCCTTGTTCTTGATAGATGATCTTAGGTATGAGGAAGTGCATTCTAAGGCAAATGGCcttagttacaatcttatatattgtgttacaaagagaaatgggtctgaactctgcgaatgaagaaggggaaggagtttttgggataagaacaatatttgttgcattaaaacctTTCAGCATAGCTCCCAttttcctggattcttccattacctctaagaggtcaaaaccaatcacatcccaacacttttgaaagaagagGGCAGTGAACCCATCCGGACCTGGGGCTTTATCTAAGGAAAAGggaaaataccactttgtggacttcctccaAAGTGAGGGGGGCCAAAACGGCTATGTTATCTTGGTCGGAGATTAGAGGTGGAATAGATTGTAGTAGAAGCTCAACATTATCCTTCCAAAAAGGATCTAAATTAGAATGTGGTGGgtctaggagattcttaaaaaaatTTACTCCTTGATCTTGGATATttgctaaatttttaatcaattcccctgagtcctcatgcttgattgagaatataacattagatgcttttctttgttttgtggaagcatgaaagaattttgtgttcttatctccctgttgtagccagagctctcttgatttctatctccagtactcttcttctctcttacagaCCTCTTGAAGGCCCTTTTGTGCAGAGTGCAGGAGTTGATCCAAGCCcttggaaattatgttttggttaacttcttccagtTGTTGGGCAATGATTTTTTTGAGCAAAAACATTCTTAAAAATCTTTCTGTTCCATTCCTTAGCCTGGATcttaataaactgaagtttcttaaaaaaatggaacatctttgttccactacatgtaggggcagatacccaccattgtcttaataaagcTTGAAAAATGTGGGTGTCTAAACCACATGCGCTAAAACTTGAAGGAGGAGCCATAAACTGACATGGGGTTCTATTTTTGCCATTCCAGGATAATTTGGACTAGGAAGTGATCTGATTCAGAAATGGGGAGAATGTCTAAATGATAATGACCTGATTAAGGCGCCATTTCAGAGGAATAAAAAACCTGCCGAGTCTCTCTGCAATTTGAAGGAAGCCTggtctcctgttagtccaagtaaagagaccattattggggatcacatccaataagttgttttcAATGGCGAAACTTAGAAAATCCTGCATAGATCATGGGGGTGGGTAAATTCCTCCTTGTTTttccttatgagacaagattgcaATAAAGTCTCCTCCAATGATGAAATTATGTGCTTCCTTTTGTTGGAGTAACAAAGTCAGCTTGTCCCATAGGCCTTTCTTTTCCAgagtggggatggggccataaatattaaatatcataaaggtcatgtcatagcatACTACTTTCAACATTTGTCAGTTAAGATCTTGATCTAATAAGTGAACTTGgacttttttaggattccataatgtaagcaATCTGCCcgaggccccaacaccttgcatgtgggctgatccaaattgtgtccatttagccactattttgtgatacatttcctaTGATAGCTTCGTTTCTTGGATTAAAAAAATGTTCgcctttgaagaatcaaggtgagatttgattctccctcttttttcaGGGGCATTATCTCCCtcttttgtcaggggcattaatgcccctggcattccaagaaatcattttcattgtgaagagggagtgccttttgcactccttgtaattctttttgatacttTAAATTTTTCGTCTAAGGTACTCGACacacctgcctctatttcttcttgaattttcacagagtttggttttctacctctcttttttgggGTTGTAAAGCCATCTGATTTCAAACTGGGGCTCTGTTCAACCGATAAGGATTGTGCATAgtcaaaaataattttatttttttcctcaCCATCTTGTGAAGGGGTTTCCACTTCTTCCTGCCTAATTTCCGAGGGGAGTTCCCCTTTATCTGAGATGTCAGGAGATGAACAAGCACACCTTGTTTCTCGTAAGGGAcacattacatttgtcatactaacaccttactcttctgcaatttcctcaatcatagtgaCAGCTAGAGTGGATTGGATATCGTCTGCTATTTCCTAGATACGACCCTCCTTACTTGAGACAACTATCCCTAAAACTGATAAGCTTTGCATTAAATTCTATATATCGATCGGGGATTCGTTGAACATTAGGTCCTGAACTATAGCTTCTTTGTCATCAGatgttttgtcacataattggagaacCGGTGTGGGCATGGAGGCAGATTTATAGCTATAAAGGATCTAGTTATATGTGATAAAAAAATGGGTCAGCTGATTAATCCATTGAACATAGGATGGTTTAAAGGCATCCTGAGTTTCAGGGGGATCATTACATGATTGTACATGATTGGAAGACATAACTACCTCATGCTGGCTGGCAGGATACAAAAGAGGATCTGAGCAATGATTTTTACAGACTAAAAGCTCTGGGTGCTCATGACCACTACAAGAAATCGTGAAGTGGCCTAATTGTTGCTGATATTTGTAGATGACCTCAACATTATCCAAAGCGATGTCTTGATGCCACAAACCCcattttgatgaaatggttaaatgCTTTGACAGGGTCTTTTTTGAGGTAAGGAGAAGATAGACCCTAACATCTCTCTGGATtgtttcaaagggtataagatcatgAGCGACAAAGATGCCTAGTTGATTGGCCATGGTCTCCACAATATCCGGGTCTCTGTATTCCAAAGGCAAACCTGGAAAGGAGATCCAGTGGGGATAAAATCTGCAAAGATTAGCATCTGGTTTAAAGTTTGGAATCTAGGATAAGGTAAAAAGACCAACCCCTTGACAAAACCAACCTTTGTTTTTGTGTGCTGCATCTCTATCTTCTTATGAAGAAAACAGGGCTATAAAAAATTCCGATTGACTGTCGATGAAGAAAATATCACAAAGACCCAACTAGTGATTATTTGCCTATGAAAGCAGAGTTTGAAGTGGGATTGAAGAAATAAACTTACCGATGAGAGCCGATTTTCGGAGAAAAGAGACCGACTAGGAGAGAACATGGTCAAGAAAGGATATCTTGACAACGGAGGTGTCCTCAACCGGAGCCTGAGCCAGAATGGGGAAAGAGGAGTTCGTCTCTTTAAGCTTTGCCAGTTTTCTTTTCCACATAGAGTGTGTTGGTTTCAACTTTCCATGATCTCCTTGTTGATTTTCTCCAGTTTTCCCATTAGCAAAGCAAGCTTTGAGAGGGGGCTAGTGAGGGACGAAAGGAGACGCTTCACAGATGTCAAAAATCGGTTGTTTCTTTTGGAGTTTTGTTTGGAATGGATTCAGAAATGGAGGTTTTCTGAcaggattttgaaattttttttcctgcccaaatgaattttgaattttttttcctacTCGAATGAAGGTGGACGGTGGCCTGGGTGTCCCCTAAGGATCGTACGAGCCCCATGGTTGAGAGAAGCTCCCTGGACATAGGTGTTGGAGTTCAAATGATTATGAAGGTTACCAACTGCTTTGTGGGGATGGGAGTGAAAAGAGCGGGCTGAATGAGCAAGAGGACTATTGAAAAAAGTGTCGGGGCTATCTGGCTGATCTTGTAGACATGCAAAATGATTTAACCATCGGTTTCCTGAGGGTAAATCTGAATCCGGTTTGATGTAAGGTTTGTCCCTGAAGATTTTGACAAAGGGGTTGATGTCAAATTTTGAATATTGGCCAGAATGAGGGGCATCCTTTGACTGTCATTGGCGAGCCTGATGGGGGACACTGAAATCTTGCCACCATCTACTGTTCCCTGTGGCCCTGCTTTGAGGCCTTGCCCTGCCCTGCCATGCTACACTGTCATCTTGCCACCATCTTCCATTCCTTGGAACCTTGTTCTGAACCCTAAGAAAATTCGAGCCTCCTCCCACCCTATTTTGAAAACCAAAAAAATTCGAACCTCCGCCCATTCTTAACAATCCCCTTATCGTAAAATTGTTATCAAGTCATGTGTCGGAAGTTGAGACAGTTACactgacacaatcagaaaattcaattgtgattgatcttaaatatcatatttaatttctttaaattttataaatttatttacaCAACTTTTACTCCAATTCCAAATTTAGATCTAAATTTACTTACTACTTTAACTACGCAATTGACATAGATATTTATGGAGGTGTGATTCCCTTGCAACAAtagatatttattattaaaaaaatcttAATGTGTCCTCTACTCAAACTATTTAAGAAATTGATGGCAATGACACTTAAAAGGGCTCCAAGAGGTATGCATATCTTGTGTTATGCCAATCATTCTACCAAAGAGTGGAAAATCTATTCCTACCATTAGGTAGCAAAAATTCGTTAGGGTTTGAACCTAGGGACCTTTCTCCATTATTATACTCTTTTTCTTAACGAAATTTCTATCTTTTTTCTAATTAATTGGAGCCCTACCATTTTTCACTTAGACAAAATATCTCACCCTTCtcctttctaatttcattatttttgAAGATGGTTTTCAAGTAAGTTATAGTTAGTGCTTATTTTAAATGTGTAATAAATGCCATTCGTTGCATGAGTTTTTCTTTTATAAGTTTTAAATGGAGAAAGTTAATaacaagaagagtacaagaaccATCATCCATGTGTGTATCCTTTTAGTCAACTTGAAATATATATTTTCTATGTTGACTTCCTGTTTTACTTTGACATGTATCCTTGTAGTAGTTTGCATGCACATCAAGGTTGGGgcaaaatgtaatgttgaaaaaaCATATGCATGCCCTTTTCTCTTAGGTTTGGGCCCACTTTGAATACACAATCCTTTGTGTACCACAAAATTACAAGTGAAATATTCTTGCATTAAACTCAACTCATTGCTTTACCCCGAACCCCTCATCCTTAGGAATTGGATTTGATCCCTAAAATTGCCATGCATAGAATTAACCTAGGTCGTTTTAATGTGTGGGAATTTAAAGCTCAAAATTCAAATTGAACATTGCTAACCTGTTTTTACTATCCTTTATGAATTGACGTAGCACACATTTATGTGAACTCATGTGTTGTATTGTTGTATTAAGGACATTTATTATTCATTCTGAAAGCCATCAATGAATCATTGGAAACCATTGTCACAAAACATTCATGATACGTCTATAACAATATTGTCAGAGTACACATTAACATACATCATCTTAGGAACCTATTTGTGGTTGTTTCGCCAAGAGGCGACCTATAATGGCATTCATATTGTCCGTAAACAAAATGCCAGTTTAAGAAAATTTTGACGTTTGCATGCATGTCTTCCAAAATCTGGTAGGGCGGTTGGGAGTGGCGGCACGACAGAGGCAGCGTGGTGGTTACTGCAATTTAACGCTTTCAATTGAAACGTCTCCCTTAATGCACCCTCGCAACCATAATCTGCAGTACCCGTCAACCATCAATGCTGACTGAAACACGTCAAAGAGTGGACGATTTTAAAAGGAATGGAAAAATATAACGAGTTGTTGTTGATAGAGTGGTGGAATAGTGGGGTTCAATCTATAAAAGCAAACAAAAGGACAGTAAAAGATTTAGTTTGCTCATTATCTCTCTAAATCTTAGCTGCTTCTTGATGGCTCTCAATATTTTGTTTTATAGTTTGTTGAGGATGTATGTTTGCCTCCTGTAATTTATAGGAAAGGAGGCCAATGGAGGTGTAAGAAAGGAAAGGGACGCTGAAAAGGTTATGGTTACAACCTCTGTTTTTGTACCTTatttttgtccttttctttctgtACTTTCCTAGCAACACTTttggttttttatgatttttactttAAAACGTTTGCTGAAATGAATAAATATAATTAACCATTCTGAAAAATACTGGGATGATTAGTAAATATCTAAGTTGCTGCATGGTCATTAATTTTATAAGGTATGTTTATCATCACAAGTTTACAAAAGCTATGAAAGCGTAGACAAATTTGGTACAAAATACAATTAATTGCATGCAGAGAAATGACATATTGATGTTAAGATTTGAAGAGTGCCAAGAAACCAGACGATTTGATCTTTAAAATCTAGAATGTGCATCCTGTGCCAAGATCATGAGATTTGTAGTTTAACAGTTTAAATGCTATTTTCACCAAATTTTGTTGCCTAAGTAATGATGGGCAAAAGAAAATTTTCGTAATTGCTTTGATTTCCACTACGAATTGAAAGTAAATTGATTGCAGAAGATTGTGTTTTTAGTCTCGTGGATGTGGTAAATATGGAATTGTATGGTGGCTTTTAATCCCTTTGATTTCATTTGCTTTGAAGTATTATTGTTATTAAATTAAGctataaatttattttatgtttttcatgttgCAGCATATGATTGCCAACCTTAAATTTAATTTAGTCTATATAAAATTTGACTTAAAGGTGTAAAATTGATTAAATGGGTGTCTTGAAAAGGATATGTCTCGGtgaattttatatagattaaattaaaatttaagatatatatcCTAGTTTACTATTGTCAATCATTGTTCTAAAGTCTTTACTAGAGAAGAATAACTCTTTTCATAACAAGTTTACAAATAGTGTTTATTGATACCACCACATTGTAGATACATGTACCATGAGTCAATACACACCTCATATAATCATAAATTTCATATTAATTTACTTTCATATGTTAACATTCATTGTAGATTAGTTTACTAGGCACAAATctaaaccacaacaaaataaaatcaattaaaaaaaatgttcatcTAAATATTCCCTTCATCTTTTACACACTAACAAATTGATTTCAAACATTTACAACATATTCcttcattcaaatttcaaactAAATATCACATTTAATTTCTttgaattttataaatttatttacaCATTTTTTTACTCCATGTCCAAATTTAGATCCAAAATGATTATTTATCTACTACTTTACCTCTGTCATTGACAAATGACATAGATATTTATGTAGGTGTGATTCCCTGGCAACAATAGATATTTATTACTTACAAAAAATCTGATCGTGTCCTCTACTCAAATTATTAAAGAAATTGATGGCAATGAGAATTGAAAGGACTCCAAGAGGTATAAATATCTCGTGTTATGCCAATCATTCTACCCAAGAGCTGAAAACCTATTCCTACCATTAGATAGCGAAAGTTCTTTAGGGTTTGGACCTAGGGTTTTATGTTTTCGGCTTCGGGAGCAGTCACAGAGTATTTTGATAAGCaataaaaattgacaaaaaaatgagCAGGTTTGGAGGCGAAATCGATGCCAGCTTCTCGGGCATGGCTTCGTCATTCAAGCGCCCTCGTACAGACTACGAATACGCAGGGGTAGAGCTAGGTTTGAACGACTATTACAGAGAAATACCTTCTCAGGAGTACGTGACCAGAGATCGAATCCTTCCAGCTCTTTACCTTCCACCAGACGCTTCCAGCACGCTGTTCGTCAAGGGTTTGCCCACCGACTGTTCGCGCAGAGAGGTGGCTCACATTTTTCGGCCTTTCCGGGGCTTCAAAGATGTGAGGCTCGTCAGCAAGGATTTTCCCaggggtgatactcttgtgttttgctttgtggAGTTTGAAAGTCCGACCTTTGCTGCTACTGCAATGGAGGCTCTGCAGGGTTATAAGCTTGACGGAAATGATCGAAATTCACCGGTTCTAGAAGTAGAGTTCGGGAGGAGTAGTTCTGGCGAGAGAGGAAGAAGGGGCATGAGAAGGCGCTCGGATTCTCCGCCTTTCTATCGACGCCGGTGATTTTGATTTAGTGTTTCACAATCTGTTGTTTAAACTAGTCGACCggatttttggaaaattttcttTCATCGTAACTGCTAGTGTCAGTTATCGGTAGTTTTTAATTTTAGGGTTAAGTGAACGGTGGTTTTCTTATATGATTTATTGCCAGTTTTGAATAATGATCAATTATAAATTGGGATTGAGCCACTTTTTTATGTATTTCAACCAAATTGAAGGTTAAAT contains these protein-coding regions:
- the LOC131045285 gene encoding nuclear speckle RNA-binding protein A, which encodes MSRFGGEIDASFSGMASSFKRPRTDYEYAGVELGLNDYYREIPSQEYVTRDRILPALYLPPDASSTLFVKGLPTDCSRREVAHIFRPFRGFKDVRLVSKDFPRGDTLVFCFVEFESPTFAATAMEALQGYKLDGNDRNSPVLEVEFGRSSSGERGRRGMRRRSDSPPFYRRR